A genomic segment from Dietzia psychralcaliphila encodes:
- a CDS encoding CGNR zinc finger domain-containing protein, which produces MERVRAITAGGLAIFAVESEGGRLGACLRSGCPEVFVDTSRNGGRRYCTARCGNHDAVQRHRSPGRRRRG; this is translated from the coding sequence GTGGAGCGCGTCAGGGCCATCACCGCAGGTGGTCTGGCGATCTTCGCGGTCGAATCGGAGGGCGGTCGTCTGGGGGCCTGCCTCCGATCGGGGTGCCCCGAGGTGTTCGTCGACACCAGCCGGAACGGTGGGCGGCGCTACTGCACTGCCCGGTGCGGCAACCACGACGCTGTCCAACGGCACCGGTCCCCCGGCCGCCGTCGACGCGGATAA
- a CDS encoding DUF5996 family protein has product MDTRVEPWPDLPLESWIDTRDTLHLWTQIVGKTRMALGPEINHWWGVPLYVDARGLTTSLMVAGGRGLEIRFDFVSHELLLLVTDGSTRRMALEPGTVADFHAEYTGHLADLGFDVTIVGTPVELPEVIPFAEDTTHASYDADAVARFWRSLVSAHGVLSAFRGGFRGKSSPVHFFWGAFDLAVTRFSGRSAPEHPGGVPNCPDRVMHEAYSDEVSSAGYWPGGAEEGVFYAYAYPHPEGYDSHPAVEAPAYWDTGLGEYVLPYHLVRQAPDPDAMVLTFLEQTHRAAEETAGWARVRVPRSGSN; this is encoded by the coding sequence ATGGACACACGAGTCGAGCCCTGGCCGGACCTGCCCCTCGAGTCGTGGATCGACACCAGGGACACACTTCACCTGTGGACCCAGATCGTCGGCAAGACGCGCATGGCCCTCGGGCCGGAGATCAACCACTGGTGGGGTGTCCCGCTGTACGTGGACGCTCGGGGGCTCACCACGTCTCTGATGGTCGCCGGAGGCCGAGGCCTGGAGATCCGCTTCGACTTCGTCAGTCACGAACTCCTGCTCCTCGTCACCGACGGCAGCACCCGTCGGATGGCGCTCGAACCGGGGACCGTCGCCGATTTCCACGCCGAGTACACCGGCCACCTGGCCGATCTCGGGTTCGACGTGACCATCGTCGGGACCCCGGTCGAGTTGCCGGAGGTGATCCCGTTCGCCGAGGACACCACGCACGCGTCGTACGACGCCGACGCGGTGGCCCGTTTCTGGAGGTCGCTGGTCAGCGCGCACGGAGTCCTGTCCGCGTTCCGCGGCGGGTTCCGGGGAAAGTCCTCACCCGTCCACTTCTTCTGGGGTGCATTCGATCTGGCCGTCACCCGGTTCTCCGGACGCTCCGCCCCCGAGCACCCCGGTGGCGTCCCGAACTGCCCGGACCGGGTCATGCACGAGGCCTACAGCGACGAGGTGTCGAGCGCGGGGTACTGGCCGGGTGGTGCGGAGGAGGGCGTTTTCTACGCGTACGCCTATCCCCACCCCGAGGGGTACGACTCCCATCCGGCGGTCGAGGCCCCCGCGTACTGGGACACCGGGCTTGGTGAATACGTGCTGCCGTACCACCTCGTGCGACAGGCGCCGGATCCCGACGCCATGGTCCTGACATTCCTCGAACAGACCCATCGCGCGGCGGAGGAGACGGCGGGCTGGGCCCGGGTCCGGGTTCCCCGGTCCGGCAGCAACTAG
- a CDS encoding TerC family protein — MHTPLWLWLAVLAFIVVMLAIDLVAHRKAHVIGVREAATWSAVWVALGVGFGAIIWAFWGAEFGQQYFAGYLIEKSLAVDNVFVWAIIFAHFAVPAQFQHRVLFLGVLGALVFRGIFIAGGAVLIANFSWVLYLFAAFLLYTGFRMIRQRDEHLNPDQSRVLTAFRRLVPMTDTFHGQRLLVRKGGLIMATPLLAVLVLIETTDIVFAVDSIPAIFAVTDEVFLVFTANAFAILGLRAMYFLLADLIHRFVYLKIGLALVLMWVGVKMLLKIDVFYIPTAISLAVIAAILTVSVVASLRATRGQERQGLPTPTEPPFRVATAEEDAALDPLWRVRGGATADEFGKR, encoded by the coding sequence ATGCACACCCCCCTTTGGCTCTGGCTTGCCGTCCTGGCGTTCATCGTCGTGATGCTGGCGATCGACCTCGTCGCCCACCGCAAGGCTCACGTCATCGGCGTCCGAGAAGCCGCCACGTGGTCGGCTGTCTGGGTCGCGCTCGGCGTGGGCTTCGGCGCGATCATCTGGGCGTTCTGGGGCGCCGAGTTCGGCCAGCAGTACTTCGCCGGCTACCTCATCGAGAAGTCCCTCGCGGTGGACAACGTCTTCGTGTGGGCCATCATCTTCGCCCACTTCGCGGTCCCGGCCCAGTTCCAGCACCGCGTGCTGTTCCTGGGTGTGCTCGGTGCGCTGGTCTTCCGCGGGATCTTCATCGCCGGCGGCGCGGTACTCATCGCCAACTTCTCCTGGGTGCTCTACCTCTTCGCCGCATTCCTGCTGTACACCGGCTTCCGGATGATCCGTCAGCGCGACGAGCACCTCAACCCCGACCAGTCCCGAGTCCTCACAGCGTTCCGTCGCCTGGTCCCCATGACCGATACCTTCCACGGCCAACGCCTGCTGGTCCGCAAGGGCGGGCTCATCATGGCCACTCCCCTGCTGGCCGTGCTGGTGCTCATCGAGACCACCGACATCGTTTTTGCCGTCGATTCGATCCCCGCCATCTTCGCCGTCACCGACGAGGTGTTCCTGGTCTTCACCGCCAATGCCTTCGCCATCCTGGGCCTGCGAGCGATGTATTTCCTGCTGGCCGATCTCATCCACCGATTCGTCTACCTCAAGATCGGCCTGGCCCTGGTCCTGATGTGGGTGGGCGTCAAGATGCTGCTCAAGATCGATGTGTTCTACATCCCCACCGCCATCTCCCTCGCGGTCATCGCGGCAATTCTCACCGTCTCGGTCGTCGCAAGCCTTCGCGCCACCAGGGGCCAGGAACGTCAGGGCCTGCCCACGCCGACCGAACCCCCCTTCAGGGTCGCCACCGCCGAGGAGGACGCCGCCCTCGACCCCCTCTGGCGGGTGCGAGGTGGAGCCACAGCCGATGAGTTCGGGAAACGGTGA
- a CDS encoding hemolysin family protein, whose product MGVTLLMLLLGILVILAIIAANGYFVAQEFAYMSVDRNRLKARAEAGDVSAARALKVTQRTSFMLSGAQLGITVTGLLVGFVAEPLVGQSLGTLLGGAGVPAAVGVTVGTVLALIAATVVQMIFGELYPKNLALASPEPLARGLARSTTVYLTVFGWLIVVFDRSADLLLKMVGVTPVHDLDTTATAEDLERIVADARGSGDLPENLSVLIDRILDFPDRTVEHAMVPRSQTSVISPDATVGEVKVMMATGHTRYPVVTDEQEPVGVVQLVDVLGWTLEPDAPVTELMRPVVVVPSLMSLPDALFSLTDSEAQLAAVVDEYGGFAGVITIEDLAEELIGELSDEHDVEADSVISREGESCWRMDGDVHIDEAERALGHTLPEGDYETMAGLAIAAHGRLPEVGQTVRVDLPIDPRELIADHPREVALDIEVLELARLVPSELRIRLLERGGAVSIDAGDDDATGKGEVR is encoded by the coding sequence ATGGGCGTGACGCTCCTGATGCTGCTGCTGGGAATCCTGGTGATCCTGGCGATCATCGCGGCGAACGGCTACTTCGTGGCCCAGGAGTTCGCCTACATGTCCGTGGACAGGAACAGGCTCAAGGCGCGGGCGGAGGCGGGGGACGTCTCGGCAGCGCGGGCGCTGAAGGTCACCCAGCGGACCTCGTTCATGCTCTCGGGTGCCCAGCTGGGGATCACGGTCACCGGACTGCTGGTGGGGTTCGTGGCCGAACCCCTGGTGGGCCAATCTCTCGGAACCCTGTTGGGTGGGGCCGGCGTCCCCGCCGCGGTCGGTGTGACGGTGGGTACCGTGCTGGCGTTGATCGCCGCGACGGTGGTGCAGATGATCTTCGGCGAGTTGTATCCCAAGAACCTGGCGCTGGCCAGCCCGGAGCCCCTGGCCCGCGGTCTGGCCAGGTCGACCACCGTCTACCTCACAGTGTTCGGGTGGCTCATCGTGGTGTTCGACCGGTCGGCCGACCTGTTGCTCAAGATGGTCGGGGTCACACCGGTCCACGATCTGGACACCACCGCCACGGCGGAGGACCTCGAACGCATCGTTGCTGACGCCAGGGGCAGTGGTGATCTGCCCGAGAATCTCTCCGTCCTCATCGACAGAATTCTGGACTTTCCGGATCGCACGGTCGAGCACGCGATGGTTCCGAGGTCTCAGACCAGCGTGATCTCACCAGATGCCACGGTCGGGGAGGTGAAGGTGATGATGGCCACCGGACACACCCGATATCCCGTGGTCACCGACGAGCAGGAGCCGGTGGGAGTGGTGCAGTTGGTGGATGTGCTCGGGTGGACTCTGGAGCCCGATGCGCCGGTCACCGAGCTCATGCGCCCGGTTGTGGTGGTCCCCTCGTTGATGTCGCTACCGGATGCGCTGTTCAGCTTGACCGATTCAGAGGCCCAGCTCGCCGCGGTAGTGGACGAGTACGGGGGTTTCGCCGGCGTGATCACCATCGAAGACCTCGCCGAGGAGTTGATCGGCGAACTGTCCGACGAGCACGACGTCGAGGCGGATTCGGTGATCTCCCGCGAGGGTGAGAGCTGCTGGCGGATGGATGGCGACGTCCACATCGACGAGGCCGAGCGGGCACTTGGACACACACTTCCCGAGGGCGACTACGAGACCATGGCGGGTCTGGCGATCGCCGCGCACGGGCGCCTGCCCGAGGTGGGGCAGACAGTGCGGGTTGATCTGCCGATCGATCCCCGCGAGCTGATCGCCGACCATCCACGGGAAGTGGCTCTGGACATCGAGGTGCTCGAGTTGGCGCGGTTGGTGCCCAGTGAGCTGAGGATTCGTCTTCTGGAACGCGGTGGCGCCGTCTCCATCGACGCCGGTGATGACGACGCGACTGGCAAGGGCGAGGTGCGGTGA
- a CDS encoding CNNM domain-containing protein gives MGNPLVVTAVTTALIVLSAFFVVIEFALLGARQHRLEKDAATSASARAALRGMNELTLMLAGAQLGITVCTFALGAVTKPAVDSWLGPVFTSWGAPAQLAGGVAFGLSLLLVTFLHLVVGEMAPKSWAIAHPEFAAKFIGLPSRGFIWVFRPLLRWVNAVANRLVSASGVTPVERAAVGGQDAATIRQLVEHSATAGSLDNSFRSPLSGALGLDQLDIGALVDTSTAPTAVPAGATVAQVQQAATRTGHTRVLLQDDNSPTPEVVHVRDTLMEPADVHARDFARPVMVFDARTPVYEALAEARERSEQLAAVTDQGRFIGVITISDILRHLLPQDSGRAGARRPVPSSEEPPKSDPESPPSGTQKGSER, from the coding sequence ATGGGAAACCCGTTGGTTGTCACGGCTGTTACTACGGCGCTCATCGTCTTGAGCGCGTTCTTCGTCGTGATCGAATTCGCACTTCTCGGCGCGCGCCAACACCGGCTCGAGAAGGATGCGGCGACCAGTGCATCCGCCCGCGCGGCGCTTCGCGGGATGAACGAGCTGACCCTCATGCTCGCCGGTGCCCAGTTGGGCATCACGGTCTGTACGTTCGCCCTCGGTGCGGTCACCAAGCCCGCCGTGGACTCGTGGCTCGGCCCGGTCTTCACTTCGTGGGGCGCACCGGCCCAACTCGCTGGTGGCGTGGCGTTCGGGCTGTCGTTGCTCCTGGTGACCTTCCTGCATCTGGTGGTGGGGGAGATGGCGCCGAAGTCGTGGGCGATCGCGCACCCGGAGTTCGCCGCCAAGTTCATCGGCCTGCCCTCGAGAGGGTTCATCTGGGTGTTCCGCCCGCTGCTGCGGTGGGTCAACGCAGTAGCCAACCGCCTCGTCTCCGCCAGTGGCGTCACGCCCGTTGAGCGTGCCGCCGTGGGTGGGCAGGACGCGGCCACCATCCGCCAGCTCGTCGAACACTCGGCGACGGCGGGTTCCCTCGACAACTCGTTCAGATCCCCGTTGTCCGGTGCGCTCGGGTTGGACCAGTTGGACATCGGAGCACTCGTCGATACCTCGACGGCACCCACCGCGGTCCCGGCCGGAGCCACCGTGGCCCAGGTCCAACAGGCCGCAACGCGCACCGGCCACACGCGGGTGCTACTCCAGGACGACAATTCGCCCACCCCGGAGGTGGTTCATGTGCGTGACACGTTGATGGAGCCCGCAGACGTGCACGCACGTGACTTTGCGCGCCCGGTGATGGTGTTCGACGCTCGCACGCCGGTGTACGAGGCGCTCGCCGAGGCTCGCGAGCGCAGCGAACAGCTTGCCGCGGTGACGGACCAGGGCCGGTTCATCGGAGTGATCACCATCTCCGACATCCTCAGGCATCTCCTGCCCCAGGACTCCGGGCGCGCCGGTGCGCGGCGACCCGTCCCGTCGTCGGAGGAACCACCGAAGTCCGACCCTGAGTCGCCCCCGAGTGGCACGCAGAAGGGTAGTGAGAGGTGA
- a CDS encoding DedA family protein, protein MISLAAPTATTNPAEGYSGFIGWVLNLMESLGEVGVGLAILLETFLPPIPSEAVLPVAGFLAYEGRMSFWIAWAAATAGALLGAWIWYVIGAALGRDRTRRLVGSTPLLDFEDFDKAETFFRRWGGVAVLLGRCVPLVRSFVSIPAGIERMPFLHFTAYTAIGSGIWNAIWIGMGFAFGPAIKPALEQWSGILSNVVLVILAILLGWFVIGRLRQIGKKNRESAPTGAM, encoded by the coding sequence GTGATCAGTCTTGCCGCCCCGACCGCGACCACCAATCCCGCCGAAGGGTACAGCGGGTTCATCGGGTGGGTCCTGAACCTCATGGAGAGCCTGGGCGAGGTCGGGGTCGGTCTTGCAATTTTGTTGGAGACATTCCTTCCCCCGATCCCGTCGGAGGCGGTGCTGCCGGTGGCAGGATTCCTGGCCTACGAGGGTCGGATGAGCTTCTGGATCGCCTGGGCCGCGGCGACGGCGGGGGCGCTGCTGGGCGCCTGGATCTGGTACGTCATCGGAGCCGCGCTCGGCCGGGACCGGACAAGGCGTCTCGTCGGGAGTACTCCGCTTCTGGACTTCGAGGACTTCGACAAAGCGGAGACATTCTTCCGCCGATGGGGCGGTGTCGCCGTATTGCTCGGGCGATGTGTTCCCCTGGTGCGCTCGTTCGTCTCGATTCCAGCGGGAATCGAGCGAATGCCATTCCTGCACTTCACGGCGTACACGGCGATCGGGTCGGGCATATGGAACGCGATCTGGATAGGAATGGGATTCGCGTTCGGCCCCGCGATCAAACCAGCGCTCGAACAGTGGAGCGGGATACTGTCCAACGTCGTGCTCGTCATCCTCGCAATACTGCTCGGATGGTTCGTGATCGGCAGGCTTCGGCAGATCGGAAAGAAGAACCGGGAATCGGCTCCCACCGGTGCGATGTGA
- a CDS encoding DUF1330 domain-containing protein, translated as MTVRLCVLLWPYPGREGALLRYENRVLPLIAEHGGTVCSRDQVLRESDADPSEVQRIDFPDARALDAFMSDPRRIRLEHEREASIARTDVLRLA; from the coding sequence GTGACCGTGCGACTCTGCGTTCTCCTGTGGCCGTACCCCGGCAGGGAGGGCGCCCTGCTCCGGTACGAGAACCGGGTCCTTCCCCTTATTGCCGAACACGGCGGAACCGTCTGTTCGCGCGATCAGGTCCTTCGTGAGTCGGACGCAGATCCGTCCGAAGTGCAGCGCATCGATTTCCCGGACGCCCGGGCCCTCGACGCATTCATGTCGGACCCTCGCCGTATCCGGCTCGAGCACGAACGTGAGGCCTCGATCGCTCGAACTGACGTCCTACGGCTGGCCTAG
- a CDS encoding TetR/AcrR family transcriptional regulator, translating to MPEDEPARSGADRSGADRILDAAISGFGEHGVKGTSLKTIAAEAGVSQALILHHFGSKDRLHQACDEHVVRLVRQGKESAMGQGPQLDPLLALRQIEDSRPLLRYLARTLSEGGDHIAHLIDEMVADAEVYTGAAVEAGLIKPSAHPRERNVVLVLWSLGSLVLHEHMKRLLGVDFLDTEAPPENLAPYMLPVVELFTQGVFEPGTIDRFADAFDTLDDPDKE from the coding sequence GTGCCCGAGGACGAGCCGGCCCGCAGCGGGGCCGATCGAAGTGGAGCCGACCGCATCCTGGACGCCGCGATCTCCGGGTTCGGCGAGCACGGTGTCAAGGGGACCAGCCTCAAGACCATCGCCGCCGAGGCGGGTGTCTCGCAGGCGCTGATCCTCCACCACTTCGGGAGCAAGGACCGGCTGCACCAGGCCTGCGACGAGCACGTGGTGCGGCTGGTGCGCCAGGGCAAGGAGTCAGCGATGGGCCAGGGCCCGCAGCTGGATCCGCTCCTCGCGCTGCGGCAGATCGAGGACAGTCGCCCTCTGCTGCGCTACCTCGCCCGAACCCTCTCAGAGGGGGGCGATCACATCGCACACCTCATAGACGAGATGGTCGCCGACGCGGAGGTCTACACCGGCGCCGCCGTCGAGGCCGGCCTCATCAAGCCCAGCGCCCACCCGCGGGAACGCAACGTCGTGCTGGTGCTCTGGTCGCTGGGATCGCTGGTCCTGCACGAGCACATGAAACGACTGCTCGGCGTGGACTTCCTCGACACCGAGGCCCCGCCGGAGAACCTCGCCCCCTACATGCTCCCGGTCGTGGAGCTGTTCACCCAGGGCGTGTTCGAACCCGGCACCATCGACCGGTTCGCGGACGCCTTCGACACCCTCGACGATCCCGACAAGGAGTAG
- a CDS encoding ABC transporter ATP-binding protein, with the protein MNDFVISARGLVKTFGTTRALDGLDLEVTRGEVHGFLGPNGAGKSTTMRVLLGLLRADGGTVRLLEGDPWTDAVELHRRLAYVPGDVELWPNLTGGEAIDLLARLRGPLDKRRRDALCERFDLDPTKKARTYSKGNRQKVALISALTSDVELLLLDEPTAGLDPLMEVVFQDAIGEVKAAGRTVLLSSHILAQVEALADRISIVRLGRTVESGSLEELRHMTRTTMVARTERPSDDLRRVPGVHAVEIDDDEVRFQVDGDKTDEAVRALAPLGVRSLVAHPPTLEQLLMRHYGDAAEAGTAR; encoded by the coding sequence ATGAACGACTTCGTGATCTCCGCGCGAGGGCTGGTCAAGACCTTCGGCACCACGCGCGCCCTCGACGGCCTGGACCTCGAGGTGACGCGGGGGGAGGTGCACGGATTCCTCGGACCCAACGGCGCCGGCAAGTCCACCACCATGCGCGTCCTGCTCGGCCTCCTGCGCGCCGATGGGGGCACCGTCCGACTGCTCGAGGGCGACCCGTGGACGGACGCCGTCGAACTCCACCGCAGACTCGCGTACGTCCCAGGGGACGTGGAACTGTGGCCCAACCTCACCGGCGGGGAGGCGATCGACCTACTCGCCCGACTGCGTGGCCCGCTCGACAAGCGCCGTCGAGACGCCCTGTGCGAGCGCTTCGACCTGGACCCCACCAAGAAGGCCCGCACCTACTCCAAGGGCAACCGGCAGAAGGTGGCGCTGATCTCCGCCCTGACCTCCGACGTGGAACTGCTCCTGCTCGACGAGCCCACCGCGGGCCTCGACCCCCTCATGGAGGTCGTGTTCCAGGACGCGATCGGTGAGGTCAAGGCCGCCGGCCGCACCGTCCTGCTCTCGAGCCACATCCTCGCGCAGGTCGAGGCGCTCGCGGACCGCATCTCCATCGTGCGACTGGGTCGCACCGTGGAGAGCGGGAGCCTGGAGGAGCTGCGCCACATGACCCGCACCACGATGGTCGCCCGTACCGAACGACCATCGGACGACCTGCGTCGGGTCCCGGGTGTCCACGCCGTGGAGATCGACGACGACGAGGTCCGCTTCCAGGTCGACGGGGACAAGACGGACGAGGCCGTTCGTGCACTCGCCCCACTGGGCGTCCGCTCGCTGGTCGCCCATCCCCCAACCCTCGAGCAGCTGCTCATGCGCCACTACGGCGACGCTGCTGAGGCGGGGACAGCGCGATGA
- a CDS encoding ABC transporter permease gives MTGSAATGSATTGSATTGSATTTPPTATRERAHTTGSASALAGTGTLVRFSLRRDRIKLPAWVGGLGLFVVYIGAALPQLAPTEEDLAAVVPLFTQPVGRMFTGPAFGMDAPTFERFFAAGYAPYLFLLAALMNIMLVTRHTRVEEQTGRAELIRASVTGRHSALTATLIVAGITNALACVVVAGLAVAGGFAPLGSLLIGLGTALTGMAFAGISAVTAQLSAYSRAAAGMAGLVLGVSFILRALGDMAAVGGTALSWASPLGWAAQTAPYVYDRWWPLLPLVVVAVVGAAAAYVLQSRRDFGASLLAPRPGPAHAGRFLGQPVGLAARLQRGALLGWGAAIVVLGTVNGAFTDAMLSASQDMPQAMQDMFGAQGLVNGYVSFLGSFIAVLTAAYVVYALQSLWDEEGRGRADLVLATPVSRVSWAGAHLDVVAVGAALILLVTGVFTALAAVGVTGDGSLAGGVIGAHLGTIPAVLVVLGVCAVLYGWAPRLTAPVGWAVVVLMFLVTNFADLLDLPGWLRSLSPLHHLAAVPVEEFAVVPFLLVTVLAGFLVAVGLVGFRRRQVAAV, from the coding sequence ATGACCGGCAGTGCGGCGACCGGCAGTGCGACGACCGGCAGTGCGACGACCGGCAGCGCGACGACAACCCCACCCACGGCCACCCGCGAGCGCGCACACACCACCGGGTCCGCTTCCGCGCTGGCCGGCACCGGCACCCTCGTGCGGTTCTCCCTGCGGCGGGACCGGATCAAGCTCCCGGCCTGGGTGGGCGGCCTCGGCCTGTTCGTGGTCTACATCGGTGCCGCCCTCCCTCAGCTGGCGCCCACCGAGGAGGACCTGGCCGCGGTCGTGCCCCTGTTCACCCAACCGGTCGGGCGGATGTTCACCGGCCCCGCCTTCGGAATGGACGCCCCCACCTTCGAGCGGTTCTTCGCCGCCGGTTACGCCCCGTACCTGTTCCTCCTGGCCGCGCTGATGAACATCATGCTGGTCACCAGGCACACCCGCGTCGAGGAGCAGACCGGCCGCGCCGAGCTGATCCGCGCCAGCGTCACCGGCCGACATTCCGCTCTCACCGCCACCCTGATCGTCGCCGGGATCACCAACGCCCTCGCGTGCGTGGTGGTCGCAGGACTGGCGGTCGCAGGCGGGTTCGCCCCCCTCGGCTCCCTGCTCATCGGGTTGGGCACCGCGCTCACCGGTATGGCGTTCGCCGGGATCTCGGCGGTCACAGCGCAGCTCAGTGCGTACTCGCGGGCGGCCGCGGGAATGGCCGGGCTGGTGCTCGGGGTCTCCTTCATCCTCCGTGCGCTCGGCGACATGGCGGCCGTCGGCGGCACCGCCCTGTCCTGGGCCTCGCCCCTCGGGTGGGCAGCCCAGACGGCCCCCTACGTGTACGACCGCTGGTGGCCGCTGCTCCCCCTCGTCGTCGTCGCCGTGGTCGGTGCCGCCGCCGCGTACGTCCTCCAGTCGCGCCGCGACTTCGGCGCGAGCCTCCTCGCCCCCCGCCCCGGACCCGCGCACGCCGGCCGGTTCCTCGGACAGCCGGTGGGCCTGGCCGCCCGACTCCAGCGGGGCGCCCTGCTCGGGTGGGGCGCGGCCATCGTCGTCCTGGGCACCGTCAACGGCGCGTTCACCGACGCCATGCTCAGCGCGAGCCAGGACATGCCGCAGGCGATGCAGGACATGTTCGGCGCCCAGGGCCTGGTCAACGGCTATGTGTCCTTTCTCGGGTCATTCATCGCCGTCCTCACCGCCGCCTACGTGGTCTACGCGCTGCAGTCCCTCTGGGACGAGGAGGGGCGGGGCCGCGCCGACCTCGTACTGGCCACCCCGGTCAGCCGCGTCTCGTGGGCGGGCGCGCACCTGGACGTGGTTGCGGTGGGTGCGGCGCTCATCCTCCTGGTTACCGGGGTCTTCACGGCGCTCGCCGCCGTGGGCGTCACCGGCGACGGATCGCTCGCCGGCGGGGTGATCGGCGCGCACCTCGGCACCATCCCGGCGGTTCTGGTGGTACTGGGAGTCTGCGCGGTGCTCTACGGCTGGGCGCCGCGCCTGACGGCCCCCGTCGGCTGGGCGGTGGTCGTGCTGATGTTCCTGGTGACCAACTTCGCCGACCTGCTGGACCTTCCCGGGTGGCTCCGGTCGCTCTCGCCACTGCACCACCTCGCGGCGGTCCCGGTGGAGGAGTTCGCCGTGGTGCCGTTCCTGCTCGTCACCGTCCTGGCGGGGTTCCTCGTGGCCGTGGGCCTGGTCGGGTTCCGGCGCCGGCAGGTTGCGGCTGTCTGA
- a CDS encoding nucleotidyltransferase domain-containing protein, whose amino-acid sequence MQLNKPFATVTPTLDGDVLAVLASADVTFTVSQVQRILSTASGEGIRKVLNRLTAQGVVLHDEVGRTHTYRLNTEHLATEPIMELSRLNSTFLSRLTQHLGEWGTALRYGAVFGSAATGRMTLSSDIDLFLVRATDYGNDVWEQRVTELARLVTAWTGNEGRIVEFAEDEFRAAVDAGEPLLDDVAQQGLTVAGTRAWFIAQLRSGRRS is encoded by the coding sequence GTGCAGCTGAACAAGCCGTTCGCCACGGTGACGCCGACACTGGACGGCGACGTGCTGGCGGTCCTGGCGAGCGCGGACGTCACGTTCACGGTCAGCCAGGTCCAGCGGATCCTCTCCACCGCGTCAGGGGAGGGCATCCGCAAAGTCCTCAACCGCCTCACTGCTCAGGGCGTGGTGCTGCACGACGAAGTGGGCCGGACCCACACCTACCGCCTCAACACCGAGCACCTCGCGACCGAGCCGATCATGGAGCTATCACGGTTGAACTCCACGTTCCTGAGCCGTCTCACCCAGCACCTGGGCGAGTGGGGGACGGCGCTGCGGTACGGCGCGGTGTTCGGGTCGGCGGCGACGGGGCGCATGACGCTCAGTAGCGACATCGACCTGTTCCTGGTGCGCGCCACCGATTACGGGAATGACGTCTGGGAGCAGCGGGTGACTGAACTCGCCCGGCTGGTTACCGCTTGGACCGGCAACGAAGGCCGAATCGTCGAGTTCGCCGAGGACGAGTTCCGCGCTGCGGTCGACGCAGGTGAGCCCCTGCTCGATGACGTGGCACAGCAGGGCCTGACCGTCGCGGGGACACGGGCCTGGTTCATCGCGCAGCTGCGCTCGGGAAGGAGGTCGTGA
- a CDS encoding TetR/AcrR family transcriptional regulator gives MTKTRGRPRRNPGSPTGLGSEQDILHAAGELFVTRGFGRTSTRAIAEGAGLQQASVYHWFGSKDEILLRLVLGTVIPSHRIADRLLTSDAPGHVLLWALAYADAGLLHEDPQNLGVLYFDPELDGDQFREFHEVRDSLHEAYRVLLERTTGEAVTDVDVAMLVGLVENVITYRRRTRSPIPDDTPARVADAMLTLARVPELLTDETRARGIEILGALDSPGPGSAG, from the coding sequence GTGACCAAGACTCGTGGCCGGCCGCGCCGCAACCCCGGGTCGCCGACAGGGCTCGGCAGCGAGCAGGACATCCTGCACGCCGCGGGAGAGCTGTTCGTCACCAGAGGTTTCGGCCGGACCAGCACCCGGGCCATCGCGGAGGGCGCGGGGTTGCAGCAGGCCAGCGTCTACCACTGGTTCGGGTCCAAGGACGAGATCCTGCTCCGGCTGGTGCTCGGCACGGTGATCCCGTCCCATCGGATCGCCGACAGACTGCTGACGAGCGACGCCCCGGGCCACGTCCTGTTGTGGGCGCTGGCGTACGCGGATGCGGGATTGCTGCACGAGGACCCGCAGAATCTGGGGGTCCTCTACTTCGATCCGGAGCTCGACGGCGATCAGTTCAGGGAGTTCCACGAGGTCCGCGACTCACTGCACGAGGCTTACCGGGTCCTGCTCGAACGCACCACGGGGGAGGCCGTCACCGACGTCGACGTGGCGATGCTCGTGGGCCTGGTGGAGAACGTCATCACCTACCGGCGCCGGACGCGGTCCCCGATCCCGGACGACACCCCGGCCCGGGTCGCTGACGCGATGCTGACGCTGGCACGGGTCCCCGAACTCCTCACCGACGAGACGCGGGCCCGGGGAATCGAGATTCTCGGTGCTCTCGACTCCCCGGGCCCGGGGTCTGCCGGGTGA